DNA from Triticum aestivum cultivar Chinese Spring chromosome 7D, IWGSC CS RefSeq v2.1, whole genome shotgun sequence:
CAGCACTGGCTCTTCTTCAACCACGAGTCCACGCACGGCGCGTGGAAGCTGTGCTCGCACCTCGGGAGCCGCCTGCACCGGTCGCCGGACTCGAACGCTTCCAGGCACACGGCGCAGTCCCCGCCGCCTCCGACGGCGGCTTTGAAGTCGTGGCACGGCAGCGTTTCGATCTCCGCGGACGACAGGCCCTTGCCTTTGCCTCCGCAGGCGTGGTCCACGGCACGCTCCAGGTCGGCGCCGGAGGCCTGGGCGGTGCCCCGCCGCAGAGCCCAGAAGATCACGAGGACGTGGACGATGAGCATCAGCGTCACGCCGGCCACCAGGGCGGCGACGGAGAGCGCAGTGGAAGCGGTGACCATCCTAGCTAGTTGCGGGTGACTGCTGAATATAGAGGCGCTAGCATAGCAGCTCGTGCGAGCTAGTATACGCTTTCATGCGTCTTTGGGAGTTTTCGACCATGCATGTATGGGCCTTGTTGCTTCCGTTCTTTGGCTTTGGATATGGAGATGGGGTATTATGCTGAAGTTTTAGGAGAAAACAAGGAGGAACAGACAATTTTATCACCAGATCATCACTTGGGATGTACTCTATGTAAGCAGCTAATTAAGCAAGGTACTGGATAAGAGGTGCCAGTTGCTGAATGGCTGATAGTTCCAAGGTAGAGAACGACTGTAACAGCTAAAATAATGGTTTTGTTATTCCTTAACTATATTGAGAATTTCTTAACAGAGGAAATTGCACAAATAAACAGCTTTAAAGGTTGAGCTAAGACAAAAAAACACAAATCAACCAGTTGATAACAAATCAGATGACCGGGCCCCGATAGTCATAGACACAAAGTAGTGGAGAAATTTTAAATGGCTGGGCTAAATTAGCTGAAATTTCTCAGATTGATCATTTAAGATGTTTTGAATTAATgtaaaaaaatagatttttttgaaAACTTTGAGTTTTGAAGATATTTGACAGAATCTTACAAAAACTGCCCAAAACTTAAAATGGATGGGCCGCGGAAAAAATACCATATTGATCATTTAAGATATTTTGAATTAATGTAATTTtaagattttttttaaaacttatttttaAAAGAAAATTTGTCCAAATTTGGACTACTTTGGCCAAAAATtgtccaaactttgaaaaattcaGAACATTTTTAGCCCATTTTGAGATTTTCTGATATTTTTAATATTTTAATTTTATAAGCTAGTTGAGGTCGGCTCGGCCAGCCGGCGCTCTCAAGCCAAGCAATCGCTAGTGTCAGTTGACATGGGACCCATATGTCACAATTCTCCTTAACTCACTAATAAGAACGGTTTTGTGTTTTTCTGTTACAGATTAGTCTTGAAGTTGTGGTTTTATGTTAAAATCTTCTAGAGTTGTGGTTTTATGGTACCTCAGCCCCAAAAGGTGTATTTGTGCAATTTACTCTTCTTAATATTAAGCTAATGAGCTTGCTTAGGATTAACCTAATTCTCGTTTGGAGATTCATGCGTAGGTTTTATGTTATATCTGGCTATAAATATTTTGTTTGTTTCTATTTGGACCTTTGGAAGGCCAAAACCCATATATAAAAAATGTCGAAACCTTACAAGGCAACCCCCATAGAAAAAGAAAAATCACAAGCAGGGCCTTCGAGAAGCAAATGCTATCTTCGTTCTACACACCATGCCATGAGCCTTGTGATGGAGCTAAATCCGGCAAATCTCTGGGTAGGGGATCCTAAGCTAGACAGTTGGACACGACacaagtttttacccaggttcagtctCACCAAGGAGATAACACCCTATGTCATGTTTGTGTGTTATTGCTTTGGATTAGAGTACAAAGCATAGATGATCTACCCTGAGATTGTTGTCTGCTCTCTACGAGCCTTGCCCATCGATTTATATAGATATCGAGGGGCCTAGGGTTCCATTGTCCTAGTCGGCTACGTATGAGGAAATCGAGTCTACGGCAAATCTAGCATCTTGGAGTAGACGGCGAGTCTTTAGGAGCCTTCCATTGATATATCCTGGGCCTCCCCTCCTGGTCCACTCTTGAACCACCCTTCCGTTGATACATCTTGGAGTAAACTTGCACAAATGTTTCCTACCACCAGTGGTAGTATCACCACTTGTGTTTGTATATTGTATCTAGTATCTGTCAAAACCGAGAGTATGtgcgtgtagtatgtagtatataaccaTGTTTAGGTAATATATATACtattttttaggtagtatgtaccatattTTGAGCATActtcttttttacgtacaaatatgtacgtatttcacaaatataacaaaaactatggccTCATATGCATTTTTTCGTATAACTTATTttaaaatatcttacatataatatatgaacatatttagaatgataaagtagtatatatactatcacatgatagtatatgagacatgtggggtaactatcaCCGGGTGTTAGGATGTATTTtccctatttatttatttatttattttattatctatttttatTTTTGTATGTAGCCACTAGATTAGCATATAGAAACCAGGTATATTTTTAGTAAGATTATAGAGAAACACTGCCAGCGAAGATGTAAACACATACTATGTCATTTTGAAGCGGAGCTAGTTATAGGCCAATTGTTTAGTTCATAGCCCTCACGCAATTGTATTTTGGTTTTGCTATTTCTCCGTAGGCTGAAATATTCATCATCCCCATTCACTTAAATGGTCTCCATAGCGTTCAAAAAAACAAATTTTTGCAGGAACTATAGCGTTCAATTTAAGGAACTTATAACTATAGTCTACGGTGAAAAATTTTCCCTAAAAAAAAGGTCTACGGTGAAAAATGGAATAAAGGTGGGGATTTAGCGGTTGAATGTTGATCCAAAGGCTTAGAAAAGTGACCACGATCTCAAGAAAATCTCAAATAATTTAATAATAGACAATCATCGCAAATCAAAACTTACAATACTTGTTGAGAGGATGGTGCTTAGTAACTGTCAGTCTCGCACTATGATATTTTGAAGCAACACGATATTTCCTGAAAAAACAACAGAATGCGACATTTGTGTATTGTTTTACACCAATTCATTACTTGTCCTGCCACCATTGGATATGTATGGAGCAGCTAGCTATGAAATTGACTGATGATCGAGGGTCAAAATTATATGTACCTTTCGTCAGCCGGATTGAATATGCACACTTTCAGCTAGTGCACGGAATCATGGTGGTCTGTTAAACCAGTATCAAGTTATAGCTCATCAGAGTTGCAGTCAGACAAAATAGATGAGACGCgaggcagcgacaagaaaaggctAATTTTTTAATTATGTCTTCGTGTCGACAGTACCATGAGAGCGAAAACAAGTACCTGTCGGGGCTCACGCCGCTCATAACGTCAGGAAAGAAAAACAGCCATGCCACCCACTCCTCGTGCCAACCAATCCTCGAATCTACCATTGAACTGAACCTCGCATCCCATGGTAACGCAGCAGGCGATTTATCAAACATGAAATATCCTACGTAACAGTGGTCCTGTTTGGATACTCCAACTCAGTTAGAGATTAGAGTTAGATTTTAGCCTTGAACTAACTTTAACCAGAGGGGTGTTTGGatagcagggttagatggagcgcggatacggcgaggcgccttcacggacggtgcgagagggagggagggagaggacgagaagtttcgaggaagtggggagggatctgctgttgggagagcgagagaaaaagtaTTTTTTTaatggtcccgagaagaactaacccaaataagcacctcttagGTGGGTTagtctaacccaaactaaccctcctgtttgaatatttttgggttagttgagtccaaactaacccaaactaactctaacacatggatccaaacagggccagtgACGAGATGGCTGGAATCTGCTCCCAACTATCTCCGgcactaagagcaactccaatgggccgacccaaacggacggcgctttTCTCCGTTTTTTATCCGTTTGGATCAGCCCGGCGGACACAAACGTCCGGCGTTGTGTTTGGGTCGGCGCGAGCGTCCAACGATGGTCCGACCCATTTTTTCGGCGCGCCAAAAGAAAGTTTAAaagcattttaaaaataaatacatgcatttaattaaacataaaagccggccacgaaggccggcgaaAGTCAACATTGCATTAATTAACATAAAAACACTAAAAACTAGACGACGCGTTGCCCTAGGCGTCCTCGGGGGCGGCGGCGTCTACGTTGGGGCCGGTGAGGTCGATCAGCGTTGGCgcagggccggcccaggggaacgccgtgttccagaggGCGGCGATGTCGGGCTGCGCCGCCGCTGCCTGGGCCTCGCACGCCTCCTCTTCGGCCTCGCGCTCGAGCATCTGCAGGCCCTCGCCCTCCCGGCGCTACTCGGCCAGCCGAATGCGGCGCCAGTGGTCGAGgtaggccgcctcctgcttcttcGTCGCCTCGAGCCAGATCAGCGGAGCgctgacccactcgcgcactactccgGTCCAGGAGTAGTGCTCGAGGTAGGCCGGCTCCTCCGGCTCGGCTTTGGGCGGGGACGGCGGGGTCACCGGCGGCACGACGCAGTCGCCCGCTGCGGAGAGTGTCgtgtggtaggtgcgacatatgccaacgggtggcttatcattgtgggagccagtaagacatcgccggtgcctggaaacgggataaggcgaagacatgcacgccagcgaatcttacccaggttcggggctctccgtggagataacacccctaatcctactctgcggggtctccgcatgatcactagatcaatacacgTAGCCACAAGAGGCTCCTTgggctgtttggctagaggaagaagaagggcaaggctagctctccttttctctctatgtggtgtctaaaactatctgagatcaaccctttgcacgggtgccctggggggtttatataggcctacccccaggggtacaatggtaatccggctggacgcgggtcctagccgtcagtgtctgtattcgccggcttctccgccgaccgctggggcccgccgactggtgggtcccgccggctgccggccccatggccgacaggccggccccaccgcctgggggtcttgtcggtggctggttactgtagccttgcctctgatgacgagggctttgtcgaggtaagcatggccacagtgccgccgccttgcgggctctcactgtagccttacctcgtcttgtctccttaatgatgcacatacttcgaggatgGGGAAtagccggctgttgggagccggctATTCCCCAGGCCGAttgggggaggcttggccgccttcgagcatctctctggctgaaggggcccgccgcccgcgggccgtactggtgcctgtcgtgggtggtgtcatggtcaacatggcaacagtgccgcgccggacgggggatggccgacccgtacggcgtactgtggccacgcGTGCCCCGGGATTCGGGGGGTGGCAggttgtactgtagccacgccccgtctcatcaccgttatgtgggtgcatcCCTTGAGGGTGCagccttggccggcttctgggagtcggccttcttcatggccggcttctgggagtcggtcctcttggggccggcttcctggagtcggccaccttgtagttctcttcgggaaggtttttgaggccgggtcgccttctggtagtcggcctagGTGATAGCCGGCCaagggaaggcggccctgtgctctggatgcttgaaggttCGATTGGCCTGGTAATTTTTTGAAGAGCCGGGGGGagtcggttgggctacccgtggccatttactccgacagtagtccccgaagctggttgggctttgaGGCTGAGAGggggtcgagaagctcggtcagcttcttatcttgaagagccagcagctaggagccggcttcggtcgggtgcgccgtcttggcgaattttttgaagtctgaaggcgggagccagCCGGTGCGctcgccgggctgcgggccggccgctcgccgcccgcgcgccacgtggcacctTCCGGCTGAAaaaggcctgccagcccacgcgcgtgacgggacgccgccgcaggctgGGGCCCACCACTTCCACGCCTAGGGCCAGGCGCGGATTTtctgtggcccaaagcgggccgctCGCCTTCCGACGGCAGTTTCTGCACGTCATTAGGGCGctataatcgcgggacgtgggggagtgggcgcagttaatcccacgttcccccccacgcctcgcctcctcggcttcgccgcacgaggctataagtagggggaggagggggagtggcagacgctcgcacgctcatcctcgctccgccatcttcttccttcttctctccATCGCAGCAACCTctcaccgccgcgccgtcccaccaatcttcgcaCCACCCCGCAAcctcgccgccgcggggccgtggtttctccgccgccgcaccctttctcatcagcttctcgccatcatgcagcacggcggagactgggacggctccaacgtccacgcggaccacatcgacttcctccgcaagacgcggcggttgcctgGCAAGGACCAAGtgcaggtccgtctcgcgccggagaaggagatcacgccggcgctgCAGGAAGGCGATCGGGTACTCTTCCGCTCACACTTcttgcgcggcctcggcctgccagctagcgccttcttccgctcctttcttgaattctaccagctccagtcgcaccacctcactccaaacacggtggtgttgTTGTCTGCCTTtgtcactctgtgcgagggctttcttggcgttcttcccaccctcgagctctggggggagttcttccaatccaagctcggcacccggatgcagggcgtgccggctcagagcggcgccttcatcgcgatgcggaggtcggcagccgacaaccccttccctgtcatcacgctgatccagtcggtgaagctctggcagaagtcgtacttctacgtgaagaacgtcgccccgcaaggcgactacgtcaacttgccggcttacgtagccggcccgccggctgggaggcggccctagtggtcctatcgggccaggacgctgacgcaggctggagccgccgccgttgcccgactccgggtaatgatccagtcggagggcctgactgggtccgacctgctggccgccttcgtggtgcgtcGGGTGCTCCTGCTTCAAAGTCGTCCTCATTTGATCtatcaaatgagcggccaactcgacccgagtcggatgtgcaccaaggagatgcctcatgactaggtagctcacatggtgaattATCTCGCTAACTGCAAGCTCTCCgaggagtggcagtttggcaaggagccatactcccgtgccaatcctccgcctatggTATGCTTTCTAAATCTTCTCTTCTTTAGTACTTTActcaccaagtttttcttggccgactctgaccagttgGCTCGTTTTTGGCAGAaccctctccttcgaccggcggccGGGTCAGCAGGGGCGGATCGCCAATTTTTCCCCGACCGGGCGGCGCAcgacttggaggaccccgacttgggggcggccgccatggacgacaacaccgaggcgggaggcggcgaagcaggcggctccgggcttggagccagcttcgacgactggccggatgacgacgaggcggaaatcgtcccgcgccgccagccggcgtctgatcAAGGCGCGGGCTCATCTGTCGCGCCGGCTGCGCAATCGGCTGGAGGcaagccggccgcgaggacggacttggtggtccgatcgccatcgcgccagcgcgcggagaaggcaacttcggctccggacccgcagaaggccgctggctccagctcgtcggcccaggacgtggagacggccagcgccagctcggggtggacgccgggtggtgggacggccgtggtgaatgtggcggcgcaagaagtccggaaccggcttcaatcccaggccgccgtgctgaggcagtacaatgacgagttcctcgtgacacgggcggccattcgggtgagtcttcccgttttttgcttcttgattttgttttcttccgtgggggcgcgtcagcgcacccactgggtgtagtccccgagttccgagtcggctgctgagcaggcggcttggaacttcttggtagacTTTATTTTGCTATCTTGTTCCTActcgcttctctgtccgacttgcaggactaccctaacctccgtgcggctgccttcaactcccaggctcgggagctgtcCCAGAAGACCACTGATCTAACGGAGAGCCGGGGTAGGTGCTTCCTTTCTTttatcttccgtgggggcgcgtcagcgcacccactgggtgtagtccccgagattcgggccgactactgagcagtcgggccggatctttcctgacgacttctttcttattgcttttttcttctttgccatatctgcagcggccaacgccaaactgagggagcagctgggtgggacccaggcCGCCTTTCGCGttaaggaagccgagttcgacgccttggctcgggagcgtgaccgcctggtcaagaagctggccgaccaggaggagagccacaaggcggccctgaaggcggtgcaggacagcgaggccaccctccaagccgagtacgagacTGAGGAGGCGAGCTAGGCTGAAGCGAGGCAGTcattgatcaacggctacggccagatcgaagacttggttgacggtgggccgccttcttcttcgttccttgcttgccgcttgccatttggttcattctctaactttgtatttttctcttccttctctttctttctttcttgtgcagagtacttccctggttactctactgccgccaaccaggtcgtcaaGGCCCACcacgaggcgcaaaggcaggctggcgctgagatcgcgccgaacgctcgccggtcgcttgaggaacagctcctggcgattcaagcccgcctccagccggcttacCGCATGCTGCACCGGCTTCAAcgtgttggggcgcaagtgc
Protein-coding regions in this window:
- the LOC123171015 gene encoding E3 ubiquitin-protein ligase ATL23-like; translated protein: MVTASTALSVAALVAGVTLMLIVHVLVIFWALRRGTAQASGADLERAVDHACGGKGKGLSSAEIETLPCHDFKAAVGGGGDCAVCLEAFESGDRCRRLPRCEHSFHAPCVDSWLKKSQCCPVCRADVVDRPTAEAKVAGEGEAPALTVEMAERTNPAALEVVVERLQRYSWGPHAVTVLL